Proteins encoded within one genomic window of Geotalea daltonii FRC-32:
- a CDS encoding transporter substrate-binding domain-containing protein codes for MIDTAVSCEQLKKYHLVLLLMMVIAIAAPSFAADPGPSLQRSIRVVMDDNYPPFVFRDRDGRIKGIIIDQWRLWEKKTSTRAEISAMDWADAQRLMADGEFDVIDTMFRNEKRDKLYDFTKPYASIPVPIFFRSDISGIRDIQDLAGFAVGVKAGGNIIDVLRSHGINNLIQFNSYEAIVTAARDHKVNVFTVDEPPAYYYLYKFGIWEQYRATKPLYIGQFHRGVKKGNKELLQTVQFGFNRISKEEYSEIEERWRGKPILGMKEMRFIRISGIAVMLVMLALVLWLWMLKRMVRQRTDALQKEVQTRIGHETMLRHSEESLRSLMDAMPVGLALSDSQGNNIYINKCFIERFGYSLGEITTKAAWYARAYPDETYREKIVNTWKAAVAKAQSEQIGIPPFESLITCKDGSVSHNIANTQLIQDRILIIYTDITEREKSRDELLKMQKLESLGILAGGIAHDFNNVLTGIMGNISLSRMLLDESHRATTTLKSAEKACQRASELAIQLLTFSKGSHPVKKTVSAGNIAKASASRVSDGFSVISVFNIPENLHPVEVDEGQIGQAFSNIAINAAQAMPEGGTFTVRAENVALDKANSMSLPAGDYVRFTFSDTGCGIPEEDLKKVFDPYFTTRAGGSGLGLAAAHSIIGKHGGHIGVSSVVGKGTVFQVLLPASSNESPAHEEEGKMPAAPEKCNNSLLIMDDEEMIRDLATELLGALGYKVSTAADGKEAVAMYRDAQESGRPYSAVIMDLTVPGGMGGKEAARLILDAYPDARLIVSSGYSEDPVMAEYARFGFCAAMVKPYRAVDVMGVLDKVLSSRD; via the coding sequence GTGATAGACACTGCAGTTTCTTGTGAGCAGTTAAAGAAATACCACCTTGTGCTGTTGCTCATGATGGTTATTGCCATTGCCGCACCTTCATTTGCAGCAGATCCAGGCCCATCCCTTCAGCGATCTATCCGCGTCGTCATGGACGACAACTACCCCCCTTTCGTTTTCAGAGACAGGGATGGCAGGATCAAGGGCATCATCATCGATCAGTGGCGCCTCTGGGAGAAGAAAACCAGTACTCGGGCCGAGATCAGCGCCATGGACTGGGCCGATGCCCAAAGGCTGATGGCCGATGGCGAATTCGACGTCATTGACACCATGTTCCGCAACGAAAAAAGGGACAAGCTCTACGACTTTACCAAGCCCTATGCCAGCATTCCGGTTCCCATTTTCTTTCGTTCCGATATCTCCGGAATAAGAGACATCCAGGATCTTGCCGGTTTTGCCGTGGGAGTGAAGGCGGGGGGCAACATCATCGATGTGCTCAGGTCCCACGGCATCAACAACCTCATCCAGTTCAACAGTTACGAGGCGATTGTCACCGCCGCCCGCGACCACAAGGTTAACGTCTTCACCGTCGATGAACCGCCCGCCTATTACTATCTTTATAAATTCGGCATCTGGGAACAATACCGGGCGACAAAACCCCTGTACATCGGGCAGTTTCATCGGGGGGTAAAAAAGGGAAACAAAGAGCTGCTTCAAACCGTTCAATTTGGTTTCAATCGCATATCAAAGGAAGAATACTCGGAAATAGAAGAGCGCTGGCGCGGTAAACCGATTCTGGGAATGAAAGAAATGCGCTTCATCAGAATCAGCGGCATTGCGGTCATGCTGGTTATGCTGGCGCTCGTCCTGTGGCTGTGGATGCTGAAGCGCATGGTAAGGCAGCGAACCGATGCCCTGCAGAAGGAAGTACAAACCCGTATCGGCCATGAAACGATGTTGCGGCACAGCGAAGAGAGCCTCCGCTCGCTCATGGATGCCATGCCGGTGGGACTGGCTCTCAGTGACAGCCAGGGCAACAATATTTACATCAATAAATGCTTCATCGAGCGTTTCGGCTATAGTCTTGGCGAAATTACCACCAAAGCAGCCTGGTATGCCCGTGCCTACCCGGACGAAACCTACAGGGAAAAGATAGTCAACACCTGGAAGGCGGCAGTTGCCAAGGCGCAGAGTGAACAGATAGGGATTCCCCCGTTTGAGTCACTGATTACCTGCAAGGATGGCTCTGTCAGCCACAATATTGCCAATACCCAATTGATTCAGGACCGCATCCTGATTATCTACACCGATATCACCGAACGGGAAAAAAGCCGCGACGAGCTTCTCAAGATGCAGAAGCTGGAATCACTGGGAATATTGGCAGGAGGCATCGCCCATGACTTCAACAATGTCCTCACCGGCATCATGGGCAACATTTCACTGTCACGGATGCTCCTCGATGAATCGCACCGGGCGACGACAACCCTGAAATCTGCGGAAAAGGCCTGTCAAAGGGCCAGCGAACTGGCCATCCAACTGCTGACTTTCTCAAAGGGAAGCCACCCGGTAAAGAAAACCGTCTCCGCCGGCAATATCGCCAAGGCATCGGCCTCGCGGGTATCAGACGGTTTCAGTGTGATCAGCGTCTTCAATATCCCTGAAAATCTCCATCCCGTGGAGGTGGATGAGGGCCAGATAGGACAGGCCTTCAGCAATATAGCGATCAACGCAGCACAGGCAATGCCGGAAGGCGGGACCTTTACCGTAAGGGCGGAGAATGTGGCCCTGGACAAGGCAAACAGCATGTCCTTGCCAGCGGGGGATTACGTCAGATTCACCTTTTCCGACACCGGATGCGGCATTCCCGAAGAGGATCTGAAGAAGGTTTTCGATCCATATTTTACCACCAGGGCAGGAGGCAGTGGCCTTGGCCTGGCTGCAGCCCATTCCATCATCGGCAAGCATGGCGGACATATCGGTGTCAGTTCGGTAGTTGGCAAGGGAACGGTTTTCCAGGTCTTGTTGCCGGCAAGCAGTAATGAATCACCAGCCCATGAAGAGGAGGGGAAAATGCCGGCAGCGCCGGAAAAGTGCAACAACTCCTTGTTGATCATGGACGACGAAGAAATGATCAGAGACCTTGCTACAGAGTTGCTGGGGGCGTTGGGATACAAGGTAAGCACTGCCGCGGACGGCAAAGAGGCAGTTGCCATGTACAGGGATGCACAGGAATCGGGCAGGCCATATTCCGCCGTCATCATGGACCTTACCGTGCCTGGAGGCATGGGTGGAAAAGAGGCAGCCCGGCTGATACTGGATGCATATCCCGATGCCAGGCTCATCGTCTCAAGCGGCTATTCCGAAGATCCGGTCATGGCGGAATACGCCAGGTTCGGCTTCTGCGCCGCCATGGTTAAACCTTACCGCGCCGTAGATGTCATGGGGGTTCTCGATAAAGTGCTTTCTTCCAGGGATTGA
- the wecC gene encoding UDP-N-acetyl-D-mannosamine dehydrogenase — protein MQKNRQKIVVMGLGYIGLPTASMLATKGHEVVGVDINEEAVNTINSGRIHIVEPDLDILVRSAVNSGNLRASLVPEEADTFIIAVPTPFKNGEQAHLKIPDVSYVDAATRAIAPFLREGSLIILESTSPVGTTEAIGEIVKQLRPDLAQHPGTNNHSPQVFIAHCPERVLPGHIIRELVDNDRIIGGINKASAEKARDLYNTFCNGTIFLTDSKTAEMSKLVENSFRDVNIAFANELSLISDRVGVNVWDVIELANRHPRVNILNPGPGVGGHCIAVDPWFVVSAAPEEARLIRTAREVNDHKPHWVMNKIKAKAERFKEPVIGCLGLSFKANIDDLRESPAMEITRGLISSGVGRVMACEPNVCNGSAGMELHELSQVLREADILVVLVDHDEFKTIDKELLKEKVVIDTRGVWR, from the coding sequence ATGCAAAAGAACCGTCAGAAAATTGTCGTCATGGGTCTTGGCTACATTGGCTTGCCCACTGCTTCCATGCTCGCCACAAAGGGGCATGAGGTGGTGGGGGTGGACATAAACGAGGAGGCGGTCAACACCATCAATTCGGGCAGGATACACATTGTCGAGCCCGATCTGGACATCCTGGTCCGTTCTGCCGTCAACAGCGGCAATCTCCGGGCATCGTTGGTCCCCGAGGAGGCGGATACCTTCATTATCGCCGTGCCTACTCCATTCAAAAACGGGGAACAGGCCCATCTGAAGATCCCGGATGTGAGTTACGTGGATGCCGCTACGCGGGCCATTGCGCCTTTTCTTCGGGAAGGAAGTCTCATCATTCTGGAATCCACGTCGCCGGTGGGGACCACCGAGGCGATCGGTGAGATAGTCAAGCAGCTGCGGCCGGACCTGGCGCAGCATCCGGGTACCAACAACCATTCCCCCCAGGTCTTCATCGCCCATTGCCCGGAAAGGGTGCTGCCGGGGCACATAATCCGCGAACTGGTGGACAATGACCGGATCATCGGCGGCATTAACAAGGCTTCGGCCGAAAAGGCCAGAGATTTATACAACACCTTCTGCAACGGGACAATATTCCTCACCGACAGCAAGACGGCGGAGATGTCCAAGCTGGTGGAAAATTCCTTTCGGGACGTGAATATTGCCTTTGCCAACGAGCTGTCGCTGATCAGCGACCGGGTGGGGGTCAATGTCTGGGATGTGATCGAGCTGGCTAACCGCCATCCCCGTGTAAATATTCTCAATCCCGGACCGGGGGTGGGTGGGCACTGCATTGCCGTCGATCCGTGGTTCGTGGTTTCCGCTGCGCCGGAAGAGGCGCGGCTGATTCGTACCGCCCGGGAGGTGAACGATCACAAGCCCCACTGGGTCATGAACAAGATAAAGGCCAAGGCGGAGCGGTTCAAGGAACCGGTTATCGGCTGCCTGGGACTGTCCTTCAAGGCCAATATCGACGATCTGCGCGAGTCGCCGGCAATGGAAATTACCAGAGGGCTCATTTCAAGCGGAGTGGGCAGGGTGATGGCCTGTGAACCCAATGTATGCAATGGATCGGCGGGCATGGAGCTGCATGAGCTGTCCCAGGTGCTGCGCGAGGCGGACATCCTGGTGGTTCTGGTCGACCACGATGAATTTAAAACCATAGACAAGGAACTTCTCAAGGAGAAGGTGGTGATAGATACCCGTGGAGTGTGGCGTTAA
- a CDS encoding DUF4365 domain-containing protein: MKLPSRIKQHKAESDSYAILLYKLKNVGIFRNLTENDYGIDFEIEVLKGDQLTGRYVKVQVKSSEDLKIRKKDKVPTVGGIKDTTLNYWAELSLRVNVLAYAVDLKNENIYITKPMFWQATKLIDGSKRSKSIEFLPVDQYHSEVAGALTYAFALAPTASDIIHNHKVALKHLMEFIEFYVGTFHYDIHLPTDEPDVFRSFLDVCRILMWDMRYDKSAELSEEEQKCLLRYEYWAKQGNLIYDEIPHYVLQKPMKFLMPLFIKSVKRYNTRVLDARYYWLYNDCNYLRLVYECVMPEDLDSHEGIMRWGYDLRINGIKKPADFYMFLAETKKC, from the coding sequence ATGAAACTACCCTCAAGAATTAAGCAGCATAAAGCCGAGTCAGATTCCTACGCCATTTTGCTGTACAAGTTGAAAAACGTCGGCATTTTCAGAAACTTAACAGAAAATGATTATGGGATTGATTTTGAGATTGAGGTCCTTAAGGGAGATCAACTAACCGGAAGATATGTCAAAGTACAAGTAAAATCATCAGAAGATTTAAAGATAAGAAAAAAAGACAAGGTGCCAACAGTAGGAGGGATAAAGGATACAACTCTCAATTATTGGGCTGAGCTAAGCTTAAGGGTCAATGTTCTAGCGTATGCAGTTGATTTAAAAAATGAGAATATATACATCACCAAGCCCATGTTTTGGCAAGCAACCAAACTCATAGACGGATCAAAGAGAAGCAAATCAATCGAATTTCTTCCTGTGGACCAATATCACTCAGAGGTCGCTGGCGCATTAACATATGCATTTGCACTTGCTCCTACCGCATCTGACATTATTCACAATCACAAAGTAGCATTAAAGCACCTTATGGAGTTCATAGAGTTTTACGTAGGCACTTTCCATTATGATATCCATCTACCAACAGATGAACCCGACGTCTTTCGATCATTCCTGGATGTATGCCGGATACTAATGTGGGACATGAGATATGACAAGTCTGCCGAACTCTCAGAAGAGGAGCAAAAATGCTTACTTAGATACGAGTATTGGGCCAAGCAGGGAAACCTCATTTATGACGAAATTCCTCATTATGTTCTACAGAAGCCTATGAAGTTTTTAATGCCTCTCTTTATCAAGTCGGTAAAACGTTACAACACAAGGGTTTTAGATGCCAGATACTACTGGTTATATAATGACTGTAATTACCTTCGGCTTGTATATGAATGTGTAATGCCTGAAGATCTTGATTCCCATGAAGGAATTATGAGATGGGGGTATGATCTTCGTATTAACGGCATCAAAAAACCAGCTGACTTTTACATGTTTCTAGCTGAAACTAAGAAATGCTAA